The region CTCACCGGCATGGTCAACCTCACCCGGATCTACACGCGCACCGGCGACGACGGCACCACGGCGCTGGGCGACATGTCCCGCGTGGGCAAGGACGACCTGCGGCTCGCCGCCTACGCCGACACCGACGAGACCAACTCCGCGCTCGGCGTGGCGCTCGCCCTCGGCGACCTGGCCCCCGACGTGGTCGCGCTGCTCACCCGGGTGCAGAACGAGCTGTTCGACGTCGGCGCCGACCTCAGCACCCCGGTGGTGGCCGACCCGGCCCACCCGCCGCTGCGCGTGGAGCAGGACTACGTCGACCGGCTCGAGGCCGCGTGCGACACCTACAACGCCCTGCTCGCGCCGCTGCGCTCGTTCGTCCTCCCCGGCGGCACGCCCGGATCGGCCCTGCTGCACGTGGCCCGCACCGTCGCCCGCAGGGCCGAGCGCTCCACCTGGGCGGCCCTCGCGGTGCACGGCGAGACGATGAACCCGCTGACCGCCACCTACCTCAACCGGCTATCGGACCTGCTGTTCATCCTCGCCCGCCACGCCAACCTCTCCGGCGGCGGCGACGTGCTCTGGAAGCCCGGCGGCGACCGCTAGCCCCCGGCCGGACCGCCGGCCGGGGTCAGCACCTCGCCGCCCCGCACGGCCGCGAGGTCCCGCGCGATCTGCGCCGCGAGCGCCGTCCACTCCTCGGCGGGCATCGGCGGCAGCGCGTCGCTCCAGTCCGTGAGGGACGAGCCGCGCAGCTGGAGCAGGCCCTCGGGGCGGGCCATGAACCACACGTGCAGGTGCGCCCCGCCGTCGCCGATCTTCATCACGTGCACGCGGGCGAACCCGCCCAGGCCGAGCAGCACCCGCTCGAGGTGCAGCGTGAGCACGCCGAGGTCGGCGGCCATCGCCTCGTCGAGGTCGACCGAGTCGAGGTGGGCGCGCGGCTCGAGCAGCACGGTGGGCACCGGCGTCGGCTCCAGGGGCACCAGCAGCCAGCGGTCGTCGGCCCACACGGCCCGCTCGATGCCGTGCTCGCACGCGCCGCAGGGCCGTCCACCCTCGCCCGTGCGCGGCGGCTCCGGGAGCACCGGGTCCTCGAGCCGCTTGACCCGCAGGTCGCCCTCGAACGGGAAGATGTCCCACTCCGTCACCTCGGGCAGGGCGAGGCGCCCGTCGGGCCCCTCGGCCGCGCGCACGCGGGAGACCAGGGCGGCGGTGCGGGGGTGCGGTGCGTCGCTCACGACGACGACCCTAGGCCTCCCGCGGAGGTCCCAGGGTCGTCGGTCGTGCGTGCGGCGCGGCGTCAGGTGCCGGGGCGGCGCCCGCCGGAGTCCGCGGCGTGCTCCTTGTGCTGCTCGGAGATCGCCACCTTGAGCCGGGTCTCGGCGCGGCTGACCGCGGCCTTCTCGTCCTCGGTGTCGTCACCGGCCGCCATCGCCCGCTCCAGGGCGAGCCGGGCCCGCTCGACGTCGATCTCGCCGCCGAGCTCCGCGGACTCCGCGAGGATCGACACGTGGTTGGAGTCGACCGCGAAGAAGCCGCCGTGGACCGCGGCGGAGATGACCCGGCCCTCGGTGGTGGTGATGCGCACCGGGGAGTCCGCCAGCAGCGCGAGGACCGGCTCGTGGTTGGGCATGATGCCGATCTCGCCCTCGAGCGTCTTCGCGACCACCAGCGACGCCGTGCCCGACCACACCTTCCGGTCGACGGCGACGAGGCTGACGATGAGCTCGGCCATGGTCAGCCGGCCAGCTTCGCGGCGTTCTTCTCGACGTCCTCGACGCCGCCGCAGAGGAAGAAGGCCTGCTCGGGCAGGTGGTCGTACTCGCCCTCGGTGAGCGCCTTGAACGAGGCGATCGTCTCCTCGACCGGCACGAAGGAGCCGGGCTGGCCGGTGAACTGCTCGGCCACGAAGAGGTTCTGCGAGAGGAACCGCTGGATGCGCCGGGCCCGGCCCACGAGGATCTTGTCCTCCTCGGAGAGCTCGTCGATGCCGAGGATCGCGATGATGTCCTGGAGGTCCTTGTAGCGCTGGAGGATCTCCTTGACGCGAGCCGCGACGCGGTAGTGCTCGTCGCCGATGTAGCGCGGGTCGAGGATGCGCGAGGTGGAGTCGAGCGGGTCGACCGCGGGGTAGATGCCGAGCTCGGAGATCGGCCGCGACAGCGTCGTGGTCGCGTCGAGGTGCGCGAACGTCGTCGCCGGCGCGGGGTCGGTGAGGTCGTCGGCGGGCACGTAGATCGCCTGGAGCGAGGTGATCGAGTGGCCGCGGGTCGAGGTGATCCGCTCCTGGAGCTGGCCCATCTCGTCGGCCAGCGTGGGCTGGTAGCCCACGGCCGAGGGCATGCGGCCGAGCAGCGTCGACACCTCGGAGCCCGCCTGGGTGAAGCGGAAGATGTTGTCGATGAACAGCAGCACGTCCTGCTTCTGCACGTCGCGGAAGTACTCGGCCATGGTGAGCGCCGAGAGCGCCACGCGCAGGCGGGTGCCCGGCGGCTCGTCCATCTGGCCGAAGACCAGCGCGGTCTTGTTGATGACGCCGGACTCGGTCATCTCGCCGAAGAGGTCGTTGCCCTCACGGGTGCGCTCGCCCACGCCGGCGAAGACCGACACACCGCCGAAGTTCTCCGCGACGCGGTTGATCATCTCCTGGATGAGGACCGTCTTGCCGACGCCCGCACCGCCGAACAGGCCGATCTTGCCGCCCTTGACGTAGGGGGTGAGCAGGTCGATGACCTTGATGCCGGTCCAGAACACCTCGGTCTTGCTCTCGAGCTGGTCGAAGCTCGGCGCCTGGCGGTGGATCCCCCAGCGCTCGGTGATCTGAAGGGTCGACTCCTCGACGTCGAGCGGCTTGCCCAGCGTGTTCCACACGTGGCCCTTGGTGACGTCGCCGACGGGCACGGTGATCGAGTCGCCGGTGTCGCGGACGTCGGCTCCGCGCACGAGGCCGTCGGTGGGCTGCATGGAGATGGTGCGCACCATGTTGTCACCGATGTGCTGGGCGACCTCGAGGGTGAGGGTCTTCGTGCCCTCCCCCGACGGGTCGAGCACGTCGACGTGCAGGGCGTTGTAGAGCTCCGGCATCGCCTCGACGGGGAACTCCACGTCGACGACCGGTCCGGTCACCCGGGCGACCCGGCCGACGCCGGTCGTGGTCTCAGTCGTTGCAGTCATGGTTCTTCCTCGACTCCTATGCGGATGCGGAGAGCGCGTCGGCCCCGCCGACGATCTCGCTGATCTCTTGGGTGATCTCGGCCTGTCGGGCCTGGTTGGCCTGGCGGGTGAGGCTCTTGATGAGCTCCTCCGCGTTGTCCGTGGCGGACTTCATGGCCCGGCGGCGGGCCGCGTGCTCGGACGCCGCCGACAGCAGCAGGGCGGCGAAGACGAGGTTCTCGACGTACTTGGGCAGCAGCGAGTCGAGCACGGCCTGGCCGCTGGGCTCGAACTCGTAGAGCGGGAAGGGCCCCTGGCCCGCGGCCGCGGCCTCCTCCGCCGTCTGCTCGACGACCTCGAGGGGCAGCACCCGGCGCACGGTGGGGCGCTGGGTGACCATGCTCTCGAAGTGGGTGTAGACGATGTGGATCTCGTCCACCCCGCCCTCCTCGGTGGGCGTGAGGAACGCCTCGAGCAGGGCCGCCGCGATCACCTTGGCGTGGGCGTAGGTGGGC is a window of Frankiales bacterium DNA encoding:
- a CDS encoding cob(I)yrinic acid a,c-diamide adenosyltransferase, which codes for MVNLTRIYTRTGDDGTTALGDMSRVGKDDLRLAAYADTDETNSALGVALALGDLAPDVVALLTRVQNELFDVGADLSTPVVADPAHPPLRVEQDYVDRLEAACDTYNALLAPLRSFVLPGGTPGSALLHVARTVARRAERSTWAALAVHGETMNPLTATYLNRLSDLLFILARHANLSGGGDVLWKPGGDR
- a CDS encoding F0F1 ATP synthase subunit gamma — protein: MGAQLRVYRRRIRSVQATKKITKAMELIASSRIVKAQQRVEAAQPYTRELVRAISAAASHTGGGHPLTDTEQRSRQRAAVLVITADRGLAGAYSSAAIKEGEQLTSLLTDQKVDVVPYLVGRKAVGYYRFRGRRAAAEWTGFTDQPTYAHAKVIAAALLEAFLTPTEEGGVDEIHIVYTHFESMVTQRPTVRRVLPLEVVEQTAEEAAAAGQGPFPLYEFEPSGQAVLDSLLPKYVENLVFAALLLSAASEHAARRRAMKSATDNAEELIKSLTRQANQARQAEITQEISEIVGGADALSASA
- the atpD gene encoding F0F1 ATP synthase subunit beta yields the protein MTATTETTTGVGRVARVTGPVVDVEFPVEAMPELYNALHVDVLDPSGEGTKTLTLEVAQHIGDNMVRTISMQPTDGLVRGADVRDTGDSITVPVGDVTKGHVWNTLGKPLDVEESTLQITERWGIHRQAPSFDQLESKTEVFWTGIKVIDLLTPYVKGGKIGLFGGAGVGKTVLIQEMINRVAENFGGVSVFAGVGERTREGNDLFGEMTESGVINKTALVFGQMDEPPGTRLRVALSALTMAEYFRDVQKQDVLLFIDNIFRFTQAGSEVSTLLGRMPSAVGYQPTLADEMGQLQERITSTRGHSITSLQAIYVPADDLTDPAPATTFAHLDATTTLSRPISELGIYPAVDPLDSTSRILDPRYIGDEHYRVAARVKEILQRYKDLQDIIAILGIDELSEEDKILVGRARRIQRFLSQNLFVAEQFTGQPGSFVPVEETIASFKALTEGEYDHLPEQAFFLCGGVEDVEKNAAKLAG
- a CDS encoding F0F1 ATP synthase subunit epsilon, whose amino-acid sequence is MAELIVSLVAVDRKVWSGTASLVVAKTLEGEIGIMPNHEPVLALLADSPVRITTTEGRVISAAVHGGFFAVDSNHVSILAESAELGGEIDVERARLALERAMAAGDDTEDEKAAVSRAETRLKVAISEQHKEHAADSGGRRPGT